A section of the Gammaproteobacteria bacterium genome encodes:
- a CDS encoding IS3 family transposase gives ASIFEYVEVFYNRQRRHSHIGMMAPLAFEKMAAGHYSMVR, from the coding sequence AGGCAAGCATCTTCGAGTATGTTGAGGTGTTTTATAACCGCCAGCGTCGCCATTCACATATAGGCATGATGGCGCCACTGGCCTTCGAGAAGATGGCCGCAGGCCATTACTCAATGGTCCGTTGA